From Mya arenaria isolate MELC-2E11 chromosome 12, ASM2691426v1, the proteins below share one genomic window:
- the LOC128211042 gene encoding uncharacterized protein LOC128211042 — MDSLDNEGSSSSSKSEMQKEESSDRSTPESRDNDDVEDNNSNSNSSSGAGLEADAKSCEGGQKQADHKSSDIKQAKEKGIFDVNAEPIEIEDDPVEPVEFDLDQVAPPTVEDVDISNVEIKTIEPDDDDLFAFLNNTDEDLVGEPMLGPGEHVAMTEEEIKQKELYRYLTNSDPTKLRSCEVTPAPTPAHSSDDSSGESGSESGSTEHLESSEEEEEEEVVENDRSPELNASESDSITPEKKKRGFTEDRKLEIMKYAVSMGTNKASQLYKVGRSTINNWLNSSHLCPKGGLKLGRPLSYPRDLEYKLRDIVLKKLESGEEVTTDDLRSYGKTVIQEVSPDFKASRSWLIAFIRRHNLWFNGRYIRLKTVGGEQGLESGEESGSGGEDHLESESVKSRQTPTLKSRNLKKARKLRLEPGELSSKTKDRLEKSKVVTDKWLKDLEMPKQLLFDEPIKFDILELNKYLTCGLCKGYLYEASTITECMHTFCKNCIVRHCMEVSLHCPVCNILIHPTDPFVHIRLDRMIQDIVYKILPNIAETEMKHIEEFYEAHPEVEPKEIQEPPPKPKISPREKELRKPTPALVSLILEAEEEEPQASQLEKRYVRVTSTASLDNVCNFLKTKLELNDEKEVELFCCGDMVELGTLQDIKDKFYTEEDNLLLLQYRVRDI; from the exons ATGGACAGTTTGGATAATGAAGGTTCCTCTTCATCGAGTAAAAGTGAGATGCAGAAGGAAGAAAGCAGTGATAGAAGCACACCAGAGAGTAgagataatgatgatgttgagGATAATAACTCCAACAGCAACTCAAGCTCCGGTGCTGGCTTGGAAGCTGATGCGAAGTCTTGTGAAGGAGGCCAGAAACAGGCAGATCATAAGAGTTCAGACATTAAACAGGCAAAAGAAAAAGGCATCTTTGATGTTAATGCAGAGCCTATTGAAATTGAAGACGATCCTGTTGAACCTGTCGAATTTGACTTGGACCAGGTTGCACCCCCAACAG TTGAAGATGTTGACATTTCGAATGTGGAGATCAAGACAATAGAGCCAGATGATGACGATCTGTTTGCTTTTCTCAACAACACTGATGAAGATCTGGTTGGTGAACCGATGCTGGGGCCTGGGGAACACGTTGCCATG ACTGAAGAGGAGATCAAGCAGAAGGAGTTGTACAGGTACCTGACCAACAGTGACCCAACCAAACTGAGGTCATGTGAGGTGACCCCTGCCCCTACCCCCGCCCACTCCAGTGATGACAGCTCCGGGGAGTCGGGATCCGAGTCAGGCTCCACAGAACATTTGGAATCCAGTGAGGAAGAAGAGGAGGAAGAGGTTGTGGAAAATGACAG GTCCCCAGAGCTGAATGCAAGTGAGAGTGACAGTATCACCCCGGAGAAGAAGAAGAGGGGCTTCACAGAGGATAGGAAACTAGAGATTATGAAGTATGCCGTCAGTATGGGCACAAACAAGGCATCACAGCTGTACAAG GTGGGGAGATCGACCATCAACAACTGGCTTAACAGCAGTCACCTGTGTCCTAAAGGCGGTCTTAAACTTGGCCGGCCACTGTCTTACCCACGCGACCTGGAATATAAACTCAGAGACATTGTGTTAAAGAAGCTTGAGAGCGGTGAAGAAGTGACCACGGATGATTTACGGTCCTATGGTAAAACTGTGATACAAGAAGTGTCCCCTGACTTCAAGGCGAGCAGATCGTGGCTGATAGCGTTTATTCGGAGACACAACTTGTGGTTTAATGGGCGATATATCCGGTTGAAGACAGTGGGTGGGGAGCAGGGGCTTGAGTCTGGGGAAGAGAGTGGTAGTGGGGGAGAGGACCATCTAGAAAG CGAATCAGTAAAATCAAGACAGACACCAACTTTAAAATCCAGAAATTTAAAGAAGGCCAGGAAATTGCGCTTAGAACCGGGGGAACTGTCGTCAAAGACAAAAGATAGACTTGAAAAGTCAAAGGTAGTCACAGACAAGTGGCTTAAGGACCTGGAAATGCCAAAGCAGTTATTGTTTGATGAGCCAATAAAGTTTGACATATTGGAATTGAACAAGTACCTGACGTGTGGACTATGTAAGGGTTACTTGTATGAAGCTTCAACCATCACAGAGTGTATGCATACAT TCTGCAAAAACTGTATAGTGCGCCACTGTATGGAGGTTAGCCTACACTGTCCTGTCTGCAACATCCTCATCCACCCCACAGACCCTTTCGTACACATCAG attggACAGAATGATACAAGATATTGTCTACAAGATACTGCCTAATATTGCTGAAA CTGAAATGAAGCATATAGAAGAGTTTTACGAGGCCCATCCAGAGGTCGAACCCAAAG AGATCCAGGAACCTCCACCAAAGCCGAAGATTTCACCACGGGAGAAGGAGCTGAGGAAACCCACACCTGCCCTAGTGTCACTGATACTGGAGGCAGAGGA AGAGGAACCCCAAGCTTCGCAGCTGGAGAAGCGATATGTCCGCGTGACAAGTACCGCCTCATTGGACAATGTGTGTAACTTCCTCAAGACTAAGCTGGAACTCAACGATGAAAAGGAG